The stretch of DNA GCAGGGGATCCCGGCCGACCTGCTCGCAGGGCTCCAGGCCCAGATCGCCGCCGCCGACGCCCTGGTGCCGAAGGCCCCGGCGAAGGCGGAGAAGCTGCGGCTCCAGAAGGTCCATAACCTCTTCGAGTGGACCGGGAAGGCGGTGAAGAAATACGGCTTCGACCGCCTGGAGATGATGCTCGACTCCTATGCCACGATGGGCTACCTCGAGCGCGACGAGGTGGCGCAGGTCAGGGAGATCGCCCGGTTGATGCCGGCCTCCCTGGGCGAGGCCGACGAGATGAAGGCCGAGGACTTTGTCTCAGAGCTCTATGTCTTAAACCGGATCCTCGACCCCACCGACACCTCCCTGGACCGCGACATGATCGCCGTCTTGATGGACAACAAGCGGGCGAAGGGGGCCCCGCCAAAGGGCGGGCGCAAAGAGAGCGAGCCCGGCGAGGACTGGCTCGAATCCCTGGAAAGGATATGATGAATGTCGAGCGAAACCATCACCACCGCCATATTTCTGATCACCGCAGTAATAGCGGCGGCGGTGCTGGCGAACGCCATCTTTCCCATCATCTACACCGTCTCTGACACCGCAGGCTCCACCGCCCATGCCGCGGACCAGCGGATCCGCACCGACATCAAGATCATCAACACCTTCGCCTCAGGCGGTTCGGCCGACATCTGGATCAAGAACATCGGCTCGACCAGGATCTCGGCAAACGAGATCGCCGCCGCCGACATCTTCATCGGCGCTCCAGGAAACTTCGAGCGGGTCTCCTATGGGACCGTCTGGAACTACACGATCCTGGACGGCGGGACCGACTACTGGCTGACCGGCAAGACGGTGCACATCGAGATCACCTCGGCGATCATCCCGACCGGCACCGGCGACACCGTCTACTTCCAGATCGTCCTCCCGGGCGGGTCGGTGAGATCGACCGAATTCACGGTGGGGGGCTGACGGGATGAGCGCAGGTTCTCTCATCGCCTCCGCCGTTGCGATCATCATGATCGTCGTCGCCGCCTACGCCGTCATCGGCGGCACCCTGGTCACCGCCGAGGTGGTCGCCGACGCCCAGTCAGACCAGGTCCGCCAGCAGGAGGCGCGGCTCCACACCGCCATCGCCATCGTCGGGCACACCATCGACGCCGGCGCCTCGACCCTGTACCTCGACGTCGAGAACACCGGGAGCGAGACGATCCTCGCCTTCGATGAGATGGCGGTCTTCACCCTGGCCGGCGGTTCGGCGCCGGTATATCATGCATACGAAGACGGCGGCGGGAGCGGGACCTGGTCGTGGCTCTCCATCGAGCCCGACACCGTCCACCCCCACGCCCTCGACCCCGGCGAGGTGATGAACCTCTCGGTCAGGTACGACGGCGGGGCGCCCGAATGGGCGCAGGTGACCACGCCGAACGGGGTGTACGACTCCGCATATCTCTGAGGTGAACATGAACGAACGAGAGGACAAACCAGGCGGCGTTACCGGGGACGAGGGCAAGAAGATCCTCTCCACCGGCAATTCAGAGCTCGACAAAAAGATTGCCGACGGCCTCCCTCTCGAATCGCTCACCCTCATCGAGGGGGAGAACGACACCGGCAAGAGCGTCTTGACCCAGCAGATCA from Methanofollis liminatans DSM 4140 encodes:
- a CDS encoding flagellin encodes the protein MSSETITTAIFLITAVIAAAVLANAIFPIIYTVSDTAGSTAHAADQRIRTDIKIINTFASGGSADIWIKNIGSTRISANEIAAADIFIGAPGNFERVSYGTVWNYTILDGGTDYWLTGKTVHIEITSAIIPTGTGDTVYFQIVLPGGSVRSTEFTVGG